The proteins below are encoded in one region of Telopea speciosissima isolate NSW1024214 ecotype Mountain lineage chromosome 10, Tspe_v1, whole genome shotgun sequence:
- the LOC122641458 gene encoding uncharacterized protein LOC122641458 isoform X5: MRETEKKKALPNKNHVKRTGRGDKGEHKLLQENTSKKFNAKEFESKILDSNPSSIILVRDSNSGTESTEVYEDMVIRYVDDVYRSEEAAVDSEAPEMAARENKDDLEEHSSDMEKNPKQVNKESDCETVKDSVSSQGDGQTIQDDKVERTPKVPKKLVKKESSEIHSHASRARTDRHELNKQKINASHTQKKSVKSKTGPSKVISKTVDDDKPKNMKVHPRSSSESSEGVDDKPIEEVKEIDILDEAPHGALSIGSEDESVDAEGDGLDEEKEVLNQRIEEMELRIEKLEEELREIAALEISLYSIVSEHGSSAHKVHTPARRLSRIYIHACKHWTQVKQASVARNTVSGLVMIAKSCGNDVPRLTFWLSNTIVLREIISQAFGNLHHSGPRVTESNGVSYRSEGKPSSFKWKGSSGGKQVKKLDFIQLVDDWQETSTFTAALEKVECWIFSRIVESVWWQALTPYMQSPVEDVHANKSFKRLLGPALGDQQQGRFSINLWRSAFQDASQKLCPVRSGRHECGCLPVLARMVIEQCVARLDVAMFNAILRESAHEIPTDPVSDPIVDPKVLPIPAGWQLV, translated from the exons ATGAGAGagacagaaaagaagaaagctttGCCAAACAAAAATCATGTAAAACGTACTGGGAGAGGGGATAAGGGAGAACATAAACTACTTCAAGAGAATACCTCCAAAAAGTTTAATGCAAAAGAATTTGAATCTAAAATTTTGGACTCTAATCCAAGCTCCATCATCTTAGTAAGAGATTCAAACTCAGGCACAGAGTCTACTGAGGTATATGAAGACATGGTTATACGTTACGTGGATGATGTCTACAGGTCTGAGGAGGCAGCAGTAGATTCAGAAGCCCCTGAAATGGCTGCCAGAGAGAACAAGGATGATTTAGAAGAACATTCCAGTGATATGGAAAAGAATCCAAAGCAAGTCAATAAAGAATCTGATTGTGAGACGGTGAAAGATTCTGTATCATCTCAAGGGGATGGGCAGACAATTCAGGATGACAAGGTAGAAAGGACTCCTAAGGTTCCTAAAAAGCTTGTGAAAAAGGAATCTTCTGAAATCCATTCCCATGCATCAAGAGCAAGAACTGATCGGCATGAATtgaataaacaaaaaatcaatgCTTCACATACTCAAAAGAAATCCGTGAAATCCAAAACAGGGCCTTCTAAAGTGATTTCTAAAACGGTTGATGATGACAAACCAAAGAATATGAAAGTTCATCCTAGGTCTTCATCGGAATCATCTGAAGGAGTTGATGATAAGCCTATTGAAGAGGTGAAGGAGATAGATATTTTGGATGAGGCACCACATGGTGCTCTGAGCATTGGAAGTGAAGATGAATCTGTTGATGCAGAAGGAGATGGTttggatgaagaaaaagaagttttaaATCAAAGGATTGAAGAAATGGAACTGCGAATAGAGAAACTTGAAGAAGAGCTAAGAGAAATTGCTGCTCTTGAGATTTCACTTTATTCTATTGTATCAGAACATGGGAGCTCAGCCCATAAGGTGCACACCCCAGCTCGACGTCTTTCAAGAATATATATTCATGCTTGTAAGCATTGGACTCAAGTCAAGCAAGCAAGTGTTGCTAGAAACACAGTCTCAGGGCTTGTAATGATAGCCAAGTCTTGTGGTAACGATGTCCCAAG ATTAACCTTTTGGTTATCAAATACCATAGTCCTTAGAGAGATTATCTCTCAAGCATTTGGCAATCTGCATCACTCAGGACCAAGGGTCACCGAGTCAAATGGTGTCAGCTATAGAAGTGAAGGCAAACCTTCGTCATTCAAGTGGAAGGGGAGCTCTGGAGGTAAACAAGTGAAGAAACTTGATTTCATCCAACTTGTTGATGACTGGCAGGAAACAAGCACGTTTACAGCTGCCCTAGAAAAGGTTGAATGCTGGATTTTCTCTCGCATTGTTGAGTCAGTGTGGTGGCAG GCTTTAACTCCGTACATGCAATCTCCAGTTGAGGATGTGCATGCCAACAAAAGCTTTAAAAGACTCTTGGGACCAGCTTTAGGTGATCAGCAGCAGGGAAGATTTTCTATTAACCTTTGGAGAAGTGCTTTCCAGGATGCCTCACAAAAACTGTGTCCTGTCCGATCAGGAAGGCATGAGTGCGGTTGCTTGCCAGTGTTGGCAAGAATG GTAATTGAACAATGTGTGGCCAGGCTGGATGTTGCAATGTTTAATGCTATTCTGCGTGAGTCGGCCCATGAGATTCCAACTGATCCTGTATCAGATCCAATTGTTGATCCCAAGGTGCTGCCTATTCCAGCTG GTTGGCAATTGGTCTAG